One window from the genome of Streptococcus halotolerans encodes:
- a CDS encoding GNAT family N-acetyltransferase — protein sequence MELRLAHPNEVETIMVIIEEARAFLKASGSDQWQGKYPEVSDIIDDILQGRAWVGLVDGEIVAYAAVIVGQDPAYEKITDGKWKHANHQYTVFHRIAVAKKASGQKIAQTFLQGLIEGHKGPDFRCDTHPQNVIMQHILEKLGYVYCGKVMFEGERLAYQKMKSRSETADYQEVDEGLRYDF from the coding sequence ATGGAGTTGCGCTTAGCACATCCCAACGAAGTAGAGACCATTATGGTCATTATTGAAGAAGCGCGAGCTTTTTTAAAAGCATCCGGGAGTGATCAATGGCAAGGAAAATACCCAGAAGTCAGCGATATCATTGATGATATTTTGCAGGGACGGGCTTGGGTTGGGCTCGTGGATGGCGAGATTGTAGCTTATGCGGCAGTCATTGTGGGGCAAGATCCCGCTTATGAAAAAATCACAGACGGCAAATGGAAGCATGCTAATCATCAATACACTGTTTTCCATAGAATTGCTGTCGCTAAGAAAGCTAGTGGTCAAAAGATAGCACAGACCTTCTTGCAAGGTTTGATTGAAGGTCATAAGGGACCGGATTTCCGTTGTGATACACATCCTCAAAACGTGATCATGCAACACATTTTAGAAAAGCTAGGGTATGTTTATTGTGGAAAAGTCATGTTTGAGGGTGAACGACTAGCCTATCAAAAAATGAAGAGTAGATCTGAGACGGCTGACTATCAAGAAGTCGATGAGGGGCTTCGTTACGATTTCTAA
- the rsmD gene encoding 16S rRNA (guanine(966)-N(2))-methyltransferase RsmD → MRVVAGEFGGRPLKTLAGKTTRPTTDKVKGAMFNMIGPFFDGGRVLDLYAGSGSLAIEAISRGMDHAVLVEKDRSAQAIVQENIKMTKSEHQFQLLKMDDKKAIRQLSGTFNLVLLDPPYAKEQIASVVTDLEDRGLLAEEVMLVCETDKAVDLPEEISAFGIWKQKIYGISKVTVYVR, encoded by the coding sequence ATGAGAGTAGTAGCAGGTGAATTTGGTGGACGTCCTTTGAAGACGTTGGCCGGTAAGACGACACGCCCAACAACTGATAAGGTTAAAGGGGCTATGTTTAATATGATTGGCCCTTTTTTTGATGGTGGTCGGGTTCTAGATTTGTACGCTGGTAGTGGTAGTCTGGCTATCGAAGCTATTTCGCGTGGCATGGACCATGCTGTTTTGGTTGAAAAAGATCGCTCAGCCCAGGCCATTGTTCAAGAAAACATTAAGATGACTAAATCTGAACATCAATTCCAGCTCTTGAAGATGGATGATAAAAAGGCTATTCGTCAGCTTTCAGGTACCTTCAATCTTGTTCTTTTAGACCCTCCTTATGCTAAGGAACAAATTGCATCAGTCGTAACAGACTTGGAAGACAGAGGGTTACTGGCTGAGGAGGTTATGCTTGTTTGTGAGACCGATAAGGCGGTAGACTTGCCTGAGGAAATATCAGCTTTTGGCATTTGGAAACAAAAAATTTACGGAATTAGTAAGGTAACGGTTTATGTCAGATAA
- a CDS encoding 3-phosphoglycerate dehydrogenase family protein, producing MVFSVKTFNNINKLGLKELGNAFQIDGDLAENPDAYMLRSQNLHDNHFPDNLKAIARAGAGTNNIPIDKATEAGIVVFNTPGANANAVKEAVLTAILLSARDYLSANTWVNHLSGSDVPKQIEAGKSQFAGTEISGKTLGVIGLGAIGARIANDARRLGMNVLGYDPYVSIETAWNISSHVKRVNDLKEIFSQSDYITVHVPLTADTKHTFDSKAFAQMKKDTVIINFARAELVDNAALFDALETGVVKRYVTDFGTEELLNKDGVTVFPHVGGSTQEAELNCAIMASQTVRRFLETGEITNSVNFPNMHQVQEAPYRITLINKNVPNIVANISTAVSDLDINIDNILNRSKGDYAYTLLDLDEDDRAKIDQLVAKFETSDNIVRVRLIPLVK from the coding sequence ATGGTCTTTAGCGTAAAGACATTTAATAATATTAACAAGCTTGGTTTGAAAGAATTGGGCAACGCCTTTCAAATTGATGGTGATTTGGCGGAAAATCCAGATGCCTATATGCTACGTAGTCAAAATTTGCATGACAATCATTTTCCGGACAATCTTAAAGCTATTGCGCGTGCGGGGGCAGGAACGAACAATATCCCAATCGATAAGGCGACAGAAGCTGGTATTGTTGTCTTTAATACACCAGGGGCTAACGCCAATGCGGTAAAAGAAGCTGTTTTGACCGCTATTCTTTTATCAGCGCGGGATTACCTATCAGCTAATACTTGGGTCAATCATCTATCAGGTTCTGATGTGCCTAAACAAATAGAAGCTGGTAAGTCTCAGTTTGCTGGAACAGAGATTTCTGGTAAAACGCTTGGCGTGATTGGACTTGGTGCTATTGGCGCTAGAATCGCAAACGATGCGCGCCGTTTAGGGATGAATGTATTGGGGTACGATCCTTATGTATCTATTGAAACAGCATGGAACATTTCTAGTCATGTGAAACGTGTTAATGATTTAAAAGAGATTTTTAGTCAGTCTGACTACATCACGGTTCATGTGCCTTTGACTGCAGATACCAAGCATACATTTGACAGTAAAGCATTCGCTCAGATGAAAAAAGACACTGTTATCATCAACTTTGCCCGTGCAGAACTTGTGGATAATGCTGCTCTCTTTGATGCTTTAGAAACAGGAGTCGTGAAGCGGTATGTGACTGATTTTGGGACAGAAGAATTGCTCAATAAAGATGGGGTAACTGTATTTCCACACGTGGGTGGTTCAACCCAAGAAGCAGAGCTCAACTGTGCCATCATGGCAAGTCAAACTGTTCGCCGTTTCTTGGAGACGGGTGAGATTACCAATTCCGTTAATTTTCCTAACATGCATCAGGTTCAAGAGGCGCCTTACCGTATAACCTTGATTAATAAAAATGTCCCTAATATTGTGGCAAATATTTCAACAGCCGTTTCGGATTTAGATATCAATATCGATAATATCCTCAATCGTTCAAAAGGCGATTATGCCTATACCTTGCTTGATTTGGATGAAGACGACAGAGCGAAAATTGATCAGCTAGTCGCTAAATTTGAAACAAGTGATAACATTGTACGCGTACGCTTGATTCCGCTGGTAAAATAA
- a CDS encoding copper homeostasis protein CutC, whose amino-acid sequence MITKEFCAENLTDLHRLTSPDITRVELCDNLAVGGTTPSYGVIKEANRYLHEKKITTAIMIRPRGGNFIYNDLELRAMEEDILQAVELESDALVLGLLTEDNQLDKDAIEQLLPSTQGLPLVFHMAFDQIPQEDQFQAMDDLIDYGFTRILTHGNPDGKSDIFNNLTHLKALIEHAADRIEILIGGGVTKDNFEELVKLTGAKQVHGTRLLS is encoded by the coding sequence ATGATTACGAAAGAATTTTGTGCTGAAAATTTAACCGACTTACATAGACTAACCAGCCCAGACATTACTCGGGTTGAACTATGTGATAACTTGGCTGTTGGTGGAACAACACCTTCATACGGTGTTATCAAAGAAGCCAATCGCTATCTCCATGAAAAAAAGATTACCACAGCTATTATGATCCGTCCTCGTGGTGGCAACTTTATCTATAATGATCTTGAGCTTCGTGCCATGGAAGAAGATATCTTACAGGCAGTTGAGTTGGAATCTGATGCTCTCGTTTTAGGCCTATTGACAGAGGACAACCAACTAGATAAGGACGCCATCGAACAACTCTTGCCTTCCACCCAAGGGCTTCCTTTGGTTTTCCACATGGCTTTTGATCAAATTCCTCAAGAAGATCAGTTTCAAGCTATGGATGACTTAATCGACTATGGCTTTACGCGCATCCTCACTCATGGAAATCCTGATGGCAAGTCAGACATCTTTAACAACCTCACACATTTAAAAGCCTTAATTGAACATGCTGCAGATCGAATCGAGATCCTAATTGGCGGAGGGGTCACTAAGGACAATTTCGAAGAACTAGTCAAGCTAACAGGCGCTAAGCAAGTTCATGGAACGCGTTTGCTATCATAA
- a CDS encoding DUF6440 family protein, translating into MVKKIMNRFEYLTDSSGSTIIVDLETGVEYLKNGNPPILLVDADGKPKINKDWYDSH; encoded by the coding sequence ATGGTAAAAAAAATAATGAACCGTTTTGAGTATTTGACAGATTCTTCTGGATCCACTATTATTGTGGATTTGGAAACTGGAGTGGAATACCTTAAAAATGGTAACCCTCCCATCCTGCTAGTAGATGCGGATGGCAAGCCAAAAATAAATAAAGACTGGTATGACAGTCACTAA
- the rsmI gene encoding 16S rRNA (cytidine(1402)-2'-O)-methyltransferase, with protein MQIQKSFKGQASYGTLFLVPTPIGNLSDMTYRAVETLKTVGAICAEDTRNTGLLLKHFDIETRQISFHEHNAFEKIPALISLLKEGVSLAQVSDAGMPSISDPGHDLVKAAISEGISVVALPGASAGITALIASGLAPQPHIFYGFLPRKAGQQKAFFTDKQGYQETQIFYESPYRVVSTLENMLAIYGDRQVVLVRELTKLYEEYQRGCITEVLAYLTEHPLKGECLLIVEGDDGSRVSEEQDVLSPLEDVRVRIASGTKPNQAIKTVAKERGLNRQEVYNAYHALS; from the coding sequence ATGCAAATTCAAAAGAGTTTTAAAGGACAAGCTTCCTATGGAACCTTATTTTTAGTTCCAACACCGATAGGTAATTTATCCGATATGACATATCGCGCTGTTGAGACCTTGAAGACTGTTGGCGCCATATGTGCAGAAGACACTCGTAATACTGGTTTATTGCTTAAGCATTTTGACATTGAGACACGGCAAATTAGTTTTCACGAACACAATGCTTTTGAAAAAATCCCGGCTTTGATTTCTCTATTAAAAGAAGGAGTGTCCCTAGCGCAAGTGTCTGATGCGGGTATGCCATCCATTTCAGATCCAGGACATGACTTGGTCAAGGCGGCCATTTCAGAAGGCATTTCAGTGGTGGCCCTACCGGGAGCTTCAGCTGGCATTACCGCCTTGATCGCTAGCGGGTTGGCTCCCCAACCTCATATTTTTTATGGTTTTTTACCTCGTAAGGCTGGACAGCAAAAGGCCTTTTTTACTGACAAACAAGGCTATCAAGAGACCCAAATTTTTTACGAATCCCCTTATCGTGTGGTATCAACCTTGGAAAATATGCTTGCTATCTACGGAGATCGGCAGGTAGTTCTCGTGCGAGAGTTGACCAAACTTTACGAGGAATATCAACGTGGCTGTATTACAGAGGTATTAGCTTACTTGACTGAGCATCCTTTAAAGGGGGAGTGTCTATTAATTGTTGAAGGTGATGATGGCTCTAGAGTATCTGAAGAACAGGACGTTCTGTCTCCTTTAGAGGATGTTAGAGTACGAATAGCGTCAGGGACCAAGCCTAATCAAGCGATTAAAACCGTTGCCAAAGAGCGTGGCCTCAATCGACAAGAAGTTTACAATGCTTATCACGCGCTTAGTTAA
- a CDS encoding MmcQ/YjbR family DNA-binding protein, producing the protein MSFESEFFKKKSVRFEQLEKFGFVKEAGAYVYREQFLDNQFQAVIRVTPDGAIFGQVLDVDLQEEYDAFRASTAQGNFIGQVREAYGQILTRIAEACFVMTLFQYDQTNRLAHYVTNTFGDKMDNPFAKFPGFTVFRHPDNSKWYGLIGTVTRGKLQVDSEKWSQKALHEEVEFINVKVDPNHLPELLKRSGIYPSYHMSKKTWITIVLDDSLSDEDLFHLVENSRALVAPTTLSNPNGPDYWVIPANPKYYNIDAEFSQSPEILWTQKASIKTGDWVLIYMTSPIKAIRYACKVLETNIDQKENEDKPQNKQLMKLSLKETFLDDQLPLELMVEKGVRAVRGPRRLSKDLVDYLEKEFSQFKAINPERTDSKS; encoded by the coding sequence ATGTCATTTGAATCTGAGTTTTTTAAGAAAAAAAGTGTTCGATTTGAGCAACTAGAGAAGTTTGGCTTTGTCAAGGAAGCTGGTGCTTATGTCTATCGAGAACAGTTCTTGGATAACCAGTTTCAGGCGGTTATTAGGGTAACACCTGATGGTGCTATTTTTGGTCAGGTGTTAGATGTGGATTTGCAAGAAGAGTACGATGCCTTTCGTGCGAGTACAGCTCAGGGAAACTTCATTGGTCAAGTTCGTGAGGCTTATGGTCAGATTTTGACACGAATAGCTGAAGCGTGTTTTGTGATGACTCTCTTTCAATATGATCAAACCAATCGCTTAGCCCATTATGTAACAAACACATTTGGAGATAAGATGGATAACCCTTTTGCTAAATTTCCAGGCTTTACCGTCTTTAGACATCCTGATAATTCAAAATGGTATGGGCTGATAGGAACAGTTACGAGGGGGAAATTGCAAGTTGATAGCGAAAAGTGGTCCCAGAAGGCTCTGCATGAAGAAGTGGAATTCATCAATGTCAAAGTTGACCCAAACCATTTACCAGAGTTATTGAAGAGGTCGGGCATTTATCCTTCCTATCATATGTCTAAGAAAACTTGGATCACCATTGTTTTAGATGACAGTCTTTCAGATGAGGATTTATTTCATTTAGTTGAAAATAGTCGTGCGCTTGTAGCTCCTACAACCCTATCAAATCCTAATGGGCCTGATTATTGGGTGATTCCAGCTAACCCCAAATACTATAATATCGACGCTGAATTCTCGCAAAGTCCTGAAATCCTCTGGACACAAAAAGCCAGCATCAAGACTGGCGATTGGGTATTGATTTACATGACAAGCCCAATTAAGGCTATTCGATATGCTTGTAAGGTTTTAGAGACCAACATTGACCAAAAAGAGAATGAGGATAAGCCTCAAAACAAGCAGTTGATGAAACTATCGTTAAAAGAGACTTTTTTGGATGACCAACTGCCTTTGGAACTGATGGTGGAAAAAGGAGTCAGGGCAGTTAGAGGCCCTAGACGTCTAAGTAAGGACTTGGTCGATTACCTTGAGAAGGAATTTTCTCAATTCAAAGCTATTAATCCAGAACGAACTGACTCAAAAAGCTGA
- the tmk gene encoding dTMP kinase produces MTNGFLISFEGPDGAGKTTVLEQVIPKLQQLFDQDIVATREPGGVDIAEKIRDIILDVNHTAMDAKTELLLYIAARRQHLVEKILPNLEKDAFVLVDRFIDSSVAYQGYGRGLEIADITWLNAYATDHRQPDLTVYLDVSSELGLERISQNADREVNRLDLEKLELHQKVRQGYLALLEENAERIALIDASQSVDKVVDDTLAAIIQKYKELKHV; encoded by the coding sequence ATGACTAATGGATTTTTAATTTCCTTTGAAGGCCCTGATGGTGCTGGAAAGACGACTGTTTTGGAGCAAGTTATCCCTAAATTACAGCAATTATTCGATCAGGATATTGTGGCAACTCGAGAACCTGGAGGTGTTGACATTGCTGAAAAAATTCGCGATATTATCTTAGATGTCAATCATACGGCGATGGATGCGAAAACAGAGTTATTACTTTATATCGCTGCACGTCGTCAACATCTTGTGGAAAAAATACTACCAAATCTTGAGAAGGATGCTTTTGTACTAGTAGACCGCTTTATTGATAGTTCAGTAGCTTACCAAGGCTATGGACGTGGGTTAGAGATAGCAGATATTACTTGGTTGAACGCTTATGCAACAGACCACCGTCAACCAGATTTGACGGTGTATCTGGATGTTAGTTCAGAACTTGGTTTAGAGCGTATTTCTCAAAATGCTGATCGAGAAGTGAATCGCTTGGATTTGGAAAAATTGGAGTTGCACCAAAAGGTTCGCCAAGGCTATTTGGCACTTCTTGAGGAAAATGCTGAACGTATTGCCTTGATTGATGCCAGTCAGTCTGTGGACAAGGTTGTCGATGATACCTTGGCTGCTATTATACAGAAATACAAGGAACTAAAGCATGTCTAA
- the yabA gene encoding DNA replication initiation control protein YabA — protein sequence MAKKDLFDAFDGFSQNLMVTLAEIEAIKKQVQDLVEENTQLRLENSKLRERLSHVSEQHSEKNQHQTKQHLDTIYEEGFHICTDFYGQRRENDEQCAFCLELLYRE from the coding sequence GTGGCTAAAAAAGATTTATTTGATGCATTTGATGGGTTTTCGCAAAATCTCATGGTTACCTTAGCCGAGATTGAAGCCATTAAAAAGCAAGTGCAGGATTTGGTAGAAGAAAATACGCAACTACGCTTGGAAAATAGTAAGTTGCGAGAACGATTGTCCCATGTTAGTGAGCAACATTCTGAAAAAAATCAGCATCAAACCAAACAACACTTGGATACCATTTATGAGGAAGGGTTTCATATTTGTACCGATTTTTACGGTCAGAGACGTGAAAATGATGAACAATGTGCCTTTTGTTTAGAGTTACTTTATAGGGAGTAA
- a CDS encoding GNAT family N-acetyltransferase — protein MDIRKISLSDQLAFLDFEDELLEDKRHNPFVEWWPVEDFEDFVMRSDMSDIKQSGQHNPTYTRYFAFVEGAIAGFVICFWEMTHPDCLKLGHIGYIVAPSFRHQGVAQSLIAFALKQYRSLGIDSVLVVAHEKNNPSRRLIEKLGGQLLALEMVNHLGRNLETARYELQGASLKYDE, from the coding sequence ATGGACATTCGAAAAATATCCCTAAGTGATCAACTGGCTTTTCTCGATTTTGAAGATGAGCTGTTAGAAGATAAGCGCCATAATCCATTTGTAGAATGGTGGCCGGTTGAGGATTTCGAAGATTTTGTAATGAGAAGCGATATGTCTGACATCAAGCAGTCTGGTCAACATAATCCAACCTATACTCGATATTTTGCTTTTGTAGAGGGTGCCATTGCAGGTTTTGTGATTTGCTTTTGGGAAATGACACATCCCGATTGTTTGAAACTGGGGCATATTGGTTATATAGTGGCTCCTTCTTTTAGACATCAGGGAGTTGCTCAAAGCTTAATAGCGTTTGCGTTAAAACAGTATCGTTCTCTAGGCATTGATAGTGTACTTGTTGTAGCACACGAAAAAAATAATCCTTCTCGTCGATTGATTGAAAAATTAGGTGGTCAATTGCTGGCCTTAGAGATGGTCAACCACTTAGGCAGAAATCTTGAAACAGCAAGGTATGAATTGCAGGGGGCGTCTCTAAAGTATGATGAATGA
- the coaD gene encoding pantetheine-phosphate adenylyltransferase, whose amino-acid sequence MSDKKIGLFTGSFDPVTLGHVDLIARASQLFDQLYVGIFYNKEKEGQFSIDQRCHMLEEAVANLDNVKVLTANNSLAVDIAARLEVTHLVRGLRNGNDLTYEANLEFFNKHLNDKIDTVYLMSANQWQEVSSSRIRELIYFKADISDFVPESVVREVEKKHEQTRI is encoded by the coding sequence ATGTCAGATAAGAAAATTGGCTTATTTACAGGGTCTTTTGATCCGGTAACCTTGGGACATGTGGATTTGATTGCGCGTGCTAGTCAACTATTTGATCAACTGTACGTTGGCATTTTTTACAATAAGGAAAAAGAAGGCCAGTTTAGTATTGATCAACGATGCCATATGCTTGAAGAAGCAGTAGCGAATCTTGATAATGTTAAGGTTCTTACGGCTAATAATAGTCTAGCTGTTGACATTGCAGCAAGGCTTGAAGTGACGCATCTCGTACGAGGACTACGTAACGGTAATGATCTGACTTATGAAGCTAATTTAGAGTTTTTCAATAAGCATTTGAACGATAAGATTGATACCGTTTATCTCATGTCAGCTAATCAATGGCAGGAAGTGAGTTCTAGTCGCATTAGAGAATTGATTTATTTCAAAGCAGATATCTCGGATTTTGTTCCTGAATCTGTCGTTAGAGAGGTAGAGAAAAAACATGAACAAACACGAATTTAG
- a CDS encoding DNA polymerase III subunit delta', producing the protein MSKNPLTTVLEQQQPQLLTEMRQILASGKRSHAYLFTGGFASWEMAIWMTQYQFCEDFKGHEPCGQCRSCRLILDNDFADLAILEPTNGLIKTDEVRSLLSRFSSSSYEGKEQVVLIRGADKMHVNAANSLLKVMEEPQSQVYLVLLVEDDNQLLATIKSRCQQFHFRKNKQVIMADLEQMGLLRQQAVLLSDVASSVSEARRLAEDAKVLQYLNLLERLVNLLVTDKGKAYLEISRLASQLTDKDSQALAFQLLVSLLGQDLKNQKALDYLDKVILARRMWRSNVSFQNALEYMILQA; encoded by the coding sequence ATGTCTAAAAATCCTCTGACGACGGTATTGGAGCAGCAACAACCGCAATTATTAACAGAGATGCGCCAGATTCTTGCTAGTGGAAAACGCAGTCATGCCTATCTATTTACAGGTGGATTTGCGTCTTGGGAGATGGCTATTTGGATGACCCAGTATCAGTTTTGTGAAGATTTTAAGGGTCATGAGCCGTGTGGACAATGCCGTTCTTGCCGTCTCATACTAGACAACGATTTTGCGGACTTGGCCATTTTGGAACCCACTAATGGTCTGATTAAAACAGATGAAGTGCGTTCGTTATTGAGTCGTTTTTCCAGTTCTAGTTATGAAGGGAAGGAGCAAGTTGTGCTTATCCGTGGAGCGGATAAGATGCATGTCAATGCTGCTAATAGTCTTCTTAAAGTGATGGAAGAGCCACAAAGTCAAGTTTACTTGGTTCTTTTGGTCGAAGATGATAATCAGCTCTTAGCAACCATTAAAAGCCGCTGTCAACAGTTCCATTTTCGCAAAAATAAACAAGTGATTATGGCTGATTTGGAACAAATGGGCTTGCTTCGCCAGCAAGCAGTCCTTCTTTCAGATGTCGCTTCATCTGTTAGTGAGGCTCGACGTTTAGCGGAGGATGCTAAAGTTTTACAATATTTAAATTTACTGGAGCGATTGGTAAACTTATTAGTAACAGACAAAGGAAAAGCCTACTTAGAAATAAGCCGTTTAGCAAGTCAATTGACAGATAAAGATTCTCAAGCTTTGGCATTTCAATTGCTGGTTTCTCTTTTGGGACAAGATTTGAAGAATCAAAAAGCGCTTGACTATTTGGATAAGGTGATTCTTGCTAGAAGGATGTGGCGATCTAACGTTAGTTTTCAAAATGCTTTAGAATACATGATTTTACAAGCATAA
- the serC gene encoding 3-phosphoserine/phosphohydroxythreonine transaminase has product MTIYNFSAGPAVLPKEVLKKAQAEFLDYANSGMSVMELSHRSKEFDGIIKEAEQLLRDLMQIPDNYRVLFLQGGASTQFSMLPLNMARGKKAYYLVAGSWGKKAYTEAVKLSKTIAFEPICLASSEETGFNRIPDFDASLIDPEAAYVHLTSNNTIEGTSIYDLPDTNGVPVVADMSSNILAVNYKVSDFAMIYAGAQKNMGPAGVTIVIIREDFLNDEPALSSMLDYRLQADNASLYNTPPTFSIYMAKLVFEHVKSLGGVAKMEELNHQKSGLLYDFIDASDFYKSPVTVVKDRSLANIPFVTPSEELDKAFNEAADAAGFKNIKGHRSVGGMRASLYNAFPLEGVKALITFMKAFEEEHQ; this is encoded by the coding sequence ATGACAATTTATAACTTTTCTGCAGGTCCTGCAGTATTGCCAAAAGAAGTCTTAAAAAAGGCACAAGCTGAGTTTTTAGATTATGCCAATTCGGGCATGAGTGTTATGGAATTGTCCCACCGTTCCAAAGAATTTGATGGCATTATCAAAGAAGCTGAACAACTGTTAAGAGATTTAATGCAAATTCCAGATAATTATAGGGTGCTGTTTTTACAAGGAGGCGCTTCAACTCAGTTTTCTATGTTGCCTTTAAACATGGCCAGAGGTAAAAAAGCTTATTATCTTGTTGCAGGGTCTTGGGGCAAGAAAGCTTATACTGAAGCTGTGAAGCTGTCTAAGACAATTGCTTTTGAACCCATCTGCCTAGCTTCTTCTGAAGAAACAGGTTTTAATCGTATTCCAGATTTTGATGCGAGCCTTATTGATCCTGAAGCAGCTTATGTTCATCTAACAAGTAATAATACCATTGAGGGAACTAGTATCTACGACTTGCCAGATACTAATGGTGTGCCAGTTGTGGCGGATATGTCATCTAACATTTTGGCTGTTAATTACAAAGTGTCAGATTTTGCGATGATTTATGCTGGTGCTCAGAAGAACATGGGTCCGGCTGGTGTAACGATTGTTATTATCCGTGAGGATTTCTTGAATGATGAGCCTGCTCTTTCTAGCATGTTGGATTATCGTCTCCAAGCAGATAATGCCTCTCTTTATAATACGCCGCCAACTTTTAGTATTTATATGGCCAAATTAGTTTTTGAACACGTCAAATCTCTAGGGGGCGTTGCTAAAATGGAAGAACTAAATCATCAGAAGTCAGGCCTTCTTTATGATTTTATCGACGCTTCTGATTTTTATAAGAGTCCAGTTACGGTTGTCAAAGACCGATCATTGGCTAATATTCCTTTTGTGACACCAAGTGAAGAATTGGATAAAGCCTTTAATGAAGCAGCGGATGCAGCAGGATTCAAAAACATTAAAGGTCATCGTAGTGTGGGCGGTATGAGAGCAAGCCTGTACAATGCTTTTCCACTCGAGGGTGTCAAAGCATTGATTACGTTTATGAAAGCATTTGAGGAGGAACATCAGTAA
- a CDS encoding diacylglycerol/lipid kinase family protein: MTRFALIINQKSGKGDKDQLIETIKNFLIDKEIPEKNIAYFYPKSADQTREMAKEACLDKTDVIIPLGGDGTIKLVCAGIYEGGSYSRLGLIPTGTVNNLAKSLDIPLNPKKALENLFSGRELAIDIARVNNQYMISSLTLGLMADMALGVTPEKKRRYGALAFIKAGWKIFLRRRSYRVQAISDQKTQYIKTKLLLITMSNTVAGLPGFNQKDTVDDGLFTVYTLRRTHFIRFFFYFFFRIGKFSRFRHWDAFQASELRLINVRKKDKNNPNVRIDGDVAGKLPVLIQMLPKAITVIVPQK; the protein is encoded by the coding sequence ATGACAAGATTTGCACTCATCATCAATCAAAAATCTGGTAAAGGTGACAAAGACCAGTTGATTGAAACCATAAAAAACTTCTTAATCGACAAAGAGATCCCTGAAAAAAATATCGCCTATTTTTACCCGAAATCTGCCGATCAAACGAGAGAAATGGCTAAAGAGGCCTGTCTGGATAAAACCGATGTCATCATTCCACTAGGAGGAGATGGTACCATCAAACTAGTTTGTGCGGGTATTTATGAAGGTGGCAGTTACTCTCGCTTAGGACTAATCCCGACTGGCACTGTCAATAATTTGGCCAAATCTCTTGACATCCCCTTAAATCCTAAAAAAGCCTTAGAAAATCTCTTTTCTGGACGAGAACTAGCTATTGATATCGCAAGGGTTAATAATCAATACATGATTTCTAGTTTAACGTTAGGCCTAATGGCTGACATGGCTCTTGGTGTCACACCTGAAAAGAAGCGTCGTTACGGTGCCCTAGCCTTTATTAAGGCCGGTTGGAAAATTTTTCTACGACGACGCTCCTACCGCGTACAAGCCATATCGGATCAAAAAACACAATATATCAAAACAAAATTACTTTTAATCACTATGAGTAATACGGTTGCAGGACTCCCTGGTTTTAATCAAAAAGACACCGTAGACGATGGACTCTTTACCGTTTATACCTTAAGAAGAACCCACTTCATCCGATTCTTTTTTTACTTCTTTTTCCGCATTGGTAAATTTAGTCGATTCAGGCATTGGGATGCTTTCCAGGCTTCTGAATTGCGTTTAATCAATGTGCGAAAAAAAGATAAAAATAATCCCAATGTTCGTATCGATGGGGATGTCGCTGGAAAACTACCTGTCCTTATTCAGATGCTTCCAAAAGCCATTACTGTTATCGTTCCACAAAAATAA